The following proteins are encoded in a genomic region of Triticum dicoccoides isolate Atlit2015 ecotype Zavitan chromosome 1B, WEW_v2.0, whole genome shotgun sequence:
- the LOC119348769 gene encoding SNF1-related protein kinase regulatory subunit beta-1-like, producing the protein MGNASARAVENGHAAAPMEQVAVGPVGGSSAEAAAPPDAVMRELPPPVPYVFAPQVPVAPLQIPNEFSPVFNHSWMNGSDESTNNNPPEIEIPTLITWSQGGNEVFVEGSWDNWTSRKVLERSGKDHAVLLVLPSGIYHYRMIVDGVPRYVSELPHVTDERGQVANLLDVHEYIPDSLDSVAEFDAPPSPEHSYNMEFPTDEELTKQDPPALPPQLLMTALGGTDHFDEHALKPKPQHVVLNHLFIEKGWGAQSLLALGLTHRFQSKYVNFVLYKPLVRR; encoded by the exons ATGGGGAACGCGAGCGCCAGGGCGGTGGAGAACGGCCACGCGGCGGCGCCGATGGAGCAGGTGGCCGTGGGCCCCGTCGGCGGGAGCTCCGCCGAGGCCGCGGCGCCGCCGGACGCCGTGATGCGGGAGCTCCCCCCTCCGGTCCCCTACGTCTTCGCGCCGCAG GTTCCAGTAGCTCCGCTGCAGATACCGAATGAATTTTCACCTGTTTTTAACCATTCATGGATGAATGGTTCGGATGAATCCACCAACAATAACCCCCCGGAGATTGAAATTCCAACTTTAATTACATGGAGTCAAGGAGGAAACGAGGTGTTTGTGGAAGGATCATGGGATAACTGGACATCAAG GAAGGTGTTAGAGAGGTCTGGGAAAGATCACGCTGTGTTGTTGGTTCTGCCATCTGGAATATATCATTACAGGATGATTGTTGATGGGGTGCCGAGATATGTGTCCGAACTACCTCATGTGACTGATGAAAGAGGGCAGGTGGCCAACCTCCTTGATGTCCAT GAGTATATCCCAGATAGTCTTGACAGCGTGGCGGAGTTCGACGCGCCCCCATCGCCTGAGCACAGCTACAACATGGAGTTCCCAACCGATGAGGAGCTTACCAAGCAGGATCCGCCCGCTCTTCCACCTCAGCTTCTCATGACCGCCCTTGGTGGCACCGATCACTTCGACGAGCACGCTCTGAAGCCGAAGCCGCAGCATGTCGTCCTCAACCATCTGTTCATCGAGAAAGGGTGGGGGGCGCAGTCTCTGCTCGCCCTCGGGCTCACCCACCGGTTCCAGTCAAAGTACGTGAACTTCGTGCTCTACAAACCACTGGTGAGGAGGTGA